In Phytoactinopolyspora mesophila, the following proteins share a genomic window:
- a CDS encoding Gfo/Idh/MocA family protein: MLRLGLVGTDCPHADYYVRYLNVDKAYEGFRFVAIAGGQTQRNIELAELGGVEEIVDDVSALIDRVDVAVVGHMHGGLHRQSAVPLLTAGKHVYIEKPLAVTVADAEAIIEAARQADVVVGSSSGMRFSPLVDKLRDSASRLGELQVLSVGGPTNPELPYGGHIFYGCHTVEFAMEVLGNPEFSNDVHVEQANHDITVIGRTETKPPIRLIMSLVKIDEGAEEMWGAMMIGSGGIVASEVGDPSDHYFPVTRGLAKFLDAVNMNAQQTPYGQLVAPVKLFENISKAQLAT; the protein is encoded by the coding sequence TTGTTACGTCTAGGACTTGTTGGCACCGATTGCCCGCACGCCGACTACTATGTTCGTTATCTCAACGTCGATAAAGCCTACGAGGGATTCCGCTTCGTGGCAATTGCTGGAGGGCAAACTCAAAGGAACATCGAATTGGCGGAACTGGGTGGGGTTGAGGAGATAGTCGATGACGTCAGTGCTCTTATTGATCGGGTCGATGTCGCAGTTGTCGGCCACATGCATGGCGGCTTGCATCGGCAGAGCGCGGTACCGTTGTTGACGGCGGGAAAGCATGTCTACATCGAAAAGCCCCTCGCAGTCACAGTTGCCGACGCGGAAGCGATCATCGAAGCCGCACGGCAAGCGGACGTTGTTGTCGGCTCATCGTCAGGCATGCGGTTCAGTCCACTCGTCGACAAACTGCGTGATTCCGCGAGCCGCCTTGGTGAGCTTCAGGTTCTCAGTGTAGGCGGCCCAACGAATCCCGAACTCCCTTATGGTGGTCACATATTCTACGGCTGCCACACAGTCGAGTTCGCGATGGAAGTGCTTGGAAATCCAGAGTTCAGCAATGATGTACATGTCGAGCAGGCTAATCACGACATCACTGTCATAGGCCGCACCGAAACCAAGCCTCCCATTCGGTTGATCATGTCCTTAGTGAAGATAGACGAAGGCGCTGAAGAGATGTGGGGCGCCATGATGATCGGCTCGGGCGGAATAGTGGCATCGGAAGTTGGCGATCCTTCGGACCACTACTTCCCCGTCACCCGCGGCCTGGCCAAGTTTCTCGACGCCGTCAACATGAATGCCCAGCAAACGCCGTACGGACAGCTTGTTGCACCAGTGAAGCTCTTTGAGAATATTTCTAAAGCTCAACTCGCAACCTAG